TAGCTAGCGAGATGCTATCAATGCTATAAATTTACACTGTAAATACACTTCTAAGCACTCGCAAACTCAAATAAAGACTAATATATAAGCATTTCATGCATGAAATAACTAGCCATAAACCATACCAAACGTAATTTCATTTTAAAAGGGCTGATCAGGTTGTAAAAGTGTCAATCATACCATTCTCATCCATGATATAATCCAACTCTGGTTCGGGCTTGTATGTCCATGCCTTGTTGACGCAATCAGCTCCTCTGTAACAAGACGGAAGTTAAGTGTCAGCCCGCGTTATAGGTTGTGTTTCTTAAATGAAGCGATTCACCAAACAAAGCCCCAGGGACAACCTTGGATGATCCAGGGGCACTGGGGAAAACACACTACAAGCATCCCAGTGTAGATGTGCAGAGAAATGCAAAACAGGAGTGATGAGTTCAGGGTTCTGCAGCTCAACTGAGACGTGTGATGAagccataaaaaaaataatatgtcCTGTTTACTACAGTCAAGAAAACCCCGTAGTAAAATTAATCATGTTAGTGAGACACACATATAGTCATATTGTAAATGAAGCCTAAATTATTGCTCAGATATTTAGTGTATTTCAAATATATTTCACAAATGCAATGCACAAACATTCCTATTGTTTGTGAATATTGTGTATGACAATCAGATGTTTCATCGAACCCAACATCAGTGAACTGATATAAGTGAAAATGTGATTATTTAGTCCTATTTGTTTATGTTTGCaggtttgtgtgtttggaggtttgtgtgtttgttggtttgtgtgtttgtcaggtcactcactctctcaatGCTCCAGTCATTACTAGATTGTCATTCACATTCTTCAGTTCCACCTGTGCGCTGTCTACTGCTTGGAAGTCCGCTATGTCCTTTTGATACCATGACGCTACTCCAATATAATGCCACTTCCCCAAATACTGCACACCACAGAACATAGAACTGTCATTATTTGTCTTTTGTTAAATCCTTAATCTTTTATTGAATAACATCATAAGTCATTAATGATAGGTATAGTGTTTAGTGCTATGGTGCTGATATCCTAAccaatatataatttatatgaatacagaaaataaatatttttaatacaATTATATGGATATTGATCAGCCTCTTAAAAGCtcattaatgttaaaataattGAAAGGTTTTGGCTTGTGCATTCATCCCCCCTAATGTCTTACCTGGTCAGTTAGGACTTCTCTGGAAAGGGGAACTGGAGGAAGACATGGCACTAGAACCTGTCCAACTGCATAAATGAAACCCAGTATTGAAGCAATCATATTTGCAGCTCAGAGAGGACCAGTGTGCAACCAGCACAGAGAGGACAGATCAACAATGAGCTTCTGGTGCTGACTCACAGTTTCAGGAGCCGACTTTAAATCATCTTGAAGGTTCATTCACCCTGATAGCAGTGGCTGGAAGTCACTTAAGCAAGTTAATAATTCCAGATATGTTTATTTAGGCAGATTTGACAATAATCACTTATGTTGTACCacttttttgtttgtatgtttctTTTATGTTTTCTACCAGACTGTTCTTTCATTTTTATTCTTTTCTTCCTAATGATATCTACAAAATGCTCATCTCTGTTTTGCTACATGATATGGGCAAAACTCATATTGTTCTGAATGCAATTTTGCTTTTCAACAGTGTTGTGGTTGGATCTTTACCCTAGAAAGAAGGAATGGAAACAGCTTTCTGCAAGATGTGTATGGCCCCCTGCACAATATTTTTACTGTATAATGACTACGTTTCATAATAAAGTATCAGGCAACTTTAAACTAGAAATGATTTATattacatttacacatttacattatactGAAGTAGTCCATGAAACCAGTGTTTATATAAACAGGTACATAAATAGATTTATAGGCTCTGTAATGAAAAAATAAGTATATATCGGCATCGCAAAATAAGCACATATATGTGTCTAAATTCTTCACTTCCTGAACTGAACTTGTATTTGAGTTGTCTTTTGGTttgcataatatatatatatatatatatatatatatatatatatatatatatatatatatatatatatatatatataatatatatatatatatatatatatatatcatttgAAAAACGTTTTCAATAAATGTTATGTATGTTATGTAAAATTCCAATAAAAAAAGATAAATTTAACAAACATTATTATAATGAGCCTACTTGATATTGTCCATTTTTCATagatttcaacattttaaaagcATATTCAGTAGTTCAAATGGCTTGGATGTTTGTTAATTTGACTAAGTACATATAATTGACTGTTGCATTGACTGAGTACACAACTGATGTGTAATTGTGTATTCTTGATTTTAAACTTTGCTCTTTGCTCTTTGCAAGTAATGTGGATGCTTacagaaaaaaattatttattgtgtttaacatttttataCATCTTCAATCAAATCTTTTAGCatacaaacaaatataaaaatttGCCTTTGCAGCCTCAGTATTCTTTTTCAGTACAGATTTTTCATTACAGATTGATCaatatattattaaaaaaacCTGGAAACCCACGCTGTATCCCTTGTTGAGTAATTACAGCTTGCCCTGCATTGTGTATTTTGaaatattgatttaaatgtcaGCAGACATTTAATTTTACATTTAATCAATCATGAATGCCACATTCACAAACATGCATGCTCATGTTAAAACCAGATCACCAAAATTTAAATTCCAGCTATTTCTGACAGAAATGTATTATTTAAAAACATGACATCACTTTCCATAATCCTCTTACATAATCCACCCTACAAATACTCACTATAACTTTCTAAAGTTACTATACCTGTAACTACTACGGGTATACTACTATGCTACTCCCGCTCCTATCAATAAAGACTCTCTGCAGCACTTGTGTCTTCTCCTAGTTCTCGTACGTTAGACTTACCTCTCATGGACACAGTGCGAGAGTTTATCTTAGGTCACCCACTCGAGGAACTCAACCTTGACGGTTCTCGTTTGGTAGATACCCAACCCAAGGATTCTACACTggaagtcaaagtcaaagtcaaaatcaaatttatttatatagcgcttttcacaacacacgttgtcacaaagcagctttacaatcgtatgggtccagatccctaatgagcaagccaaaggcgacagtggtgaggaaaaactccctatagggtggggattaggaagaaacttcgggaggaccaagactcaaaagggaacccatcctccattgggcggcccgttaacacaagtccgtggtctcagggtggtttcaaagttttcacagcaacagtcaaggctcctgttccccagccaagcagcctcagtcccctcggtgcaggcggtgggcctcaggcgggccagcatcagcacgacccctcgtggcaacggctcatccaaccccggcatcagcacatccaccgacaagccagaccatcccccaggtgcctgcaggtgcctgtatccaatcgtcttgggtggaggcatgcaagaagatagacaatacagactgagtggacatgaatttaaaccaccattgatttaaatgtacatagctcacgtgccagtgatgagcatgtggctcaggcaggctaatctatagcagcataactaaagggaggggttcagaggtgaccacaggcatgagggctcactgagacattgctttccagtcaagtcatagtcatagtgatgccatgacacagctggatgacagcatcaacatctcagatcaccagaaatctcaatgtctgggggaccccaagcccctacaccagacctgggcaaactacggccgcgagaggccaatcataaatgaaacaaatatctatgtcatgcgtgcaatacaactgtgacgcttttattttaattccgtgtggacgtacctgcgtgtgtgtgtgagctgtgcgagaaacactgtaggtgatcagcgacaagttaaggctgaatttatactttcATTGCGAACGTTGCACCTTGCGCGAACttccgcaaacggcggaaaatttacgtgacgaattttaattgtgcattgtgttccaggtttgaaaagtgctggaatttaggctaaagtacttgaaaatgcttgaaattgtaactgtatttcgattcacaacaaatagctgactgaataggggggtattccagaaagcgggtaagtaaactcagagttaacgaaagctcaggttttccgttccagaaaccgagcttagagagaacctgagtcagctgggaaatattgaaatggacattgaaagtgccgtagaagtgctttaaagctaggtttaagccaggtttatacttgacgtggcgtgagcggcgcgagggtccgcgcgggggaaaattatgtaatcgcggcggcggagggcctcacgcgctgttgattcgcgaggtcgtgcacctctcgaattttgtaacttcgcgcacgTGCCGCGCTTCAGCTCACGAAGTGAtccgaaataattagcttttttatcacattatttaattgttattttcaaaacgcccaatcttaacgtcttcacgttctctcatgttttgagAGATGAGAGGATTCCAAATCCTCTTGGATTttcaagaggctcgtatttgttaacgtaatacaagaaaactgttcattcagatggctatttgttgtgaaacgaagaaacattttcaagtatttaacctaaattccagcacttttcaaatctgaaacaaaaagcaacattaaaattggtcaggtaaatgttccttccctgtttttgaggggtgtttctttataacaacacacatcgtttcggagaacactgcacagaatgtgacgcggcaagtataaacacctccgccgttcgcggaagtttgcgtgaggtgggcggagccactgtgatgacgtcattattgtttgtgtggccctctgacacaattcaggtttctcatgtggccccttgtaaaaattaattgcccacccctgccctacaccttacaaggggaatattagctgaaggcttgattaaatactactactactgaagTATTGCCTTTAAGTGACATTAGCTCTCCGGATAACACAAAGACTTTTAAAGATCAGTTGGACTTGTTGCAATCCCATTGTAAGCCCATTGTGTTACCCTCAATAATGACATGTCTCAGTGAGTACAGCGGCGAGAAAGGTCAGGTCGATGTTTGTATCTTGCAATCTAGTACTTATTTGCAACAATTTGCAATAATGTCCTAAGCTGCTGGAGAAAGTTTTGATACTCTTTCTGAGATCATTGCTGAGAGGAGAGGCTCTAGACTGGGTGGACATTGTCTTCGCCAGTCGACCTATTGATGGATTCTTAGGTAGAGGTTCTCGTGTACTAGGTCTATGTCAGGTTTCAGTACTTGGGAGGTAGCATCTACGGGGGTCCCCAGCCCATCTTCGTCTCTAAGGGAGAGGAGCTCTGAAGGGAGCCTAGTGTTATGTTGTAGTGCCTTTTAGTCCAAGTGTGCTGATGCGATCAGCTatgtggggtggaggaggggtctagtggcccatttccactagggcctggttggcgcggtacggttcgattcgcgacggtttgtgagtgtttccattagtaccaggtcccaGTCTGCCGGTACCTTTaggtactattttcgtacctactcgctcgaggttctaaccgttccgaagcggtacagttctgtgacgtggaggaacagcatgacactgattggccagggagtgtcgtcacaggttgcgacaggagagcgactcctctgctatgctatggactcctcagccatttttaaaacccaaggagcgaagtctgttccctggtcaaacacCGAGGTACAaacatttctgttaataatcagctatcaaaaaatccagggcgaactggacggggccactagaaatgtgaaggtttttagcgaggtttctgcgctaatggccactcatggctaccagcggtctgttcagcagtgccggtcggtccaagctaaaaaagcttaaaagcgattaccgggcggtgaaggaccataacggacgccgcggagcaaaccgcaaagactggaaatggttccagcaaatggatgccatatacggtcaccggccagccagtaacgctGGACatgacaatgtcggtgctggaggccacggagaatggtgagtgtattgtgatttcagttttactaggctcgtaaaagatgtaatatgaacgtaatatgaacgcattgtaaatgcaggaatttagagctgtgtttgtagttaatgttaccaccacagtcactactgtacaatagctagctcttagccttgctagttgctagttagctgtagccataaacaaagcatgagcagcgatgacgtgctacacattttgtgcagttacgctatattgttgttgctttcacgggaatgcttgtgtttaattgttattttttacgttcaagattccccttccactgacgaggcgagcggagttggcggaaaatgtttccttcaaccagGCTTTCCTcagggtgcttggcgaacttgtgaacaccatgcgagacagacgccagtaaaagcacacaaaatgttgcttgtagtactataaatatttatttcatataaagctatacgttatttttaggtaatttgctttttgcacttttttaactatatattatttacatatgttgtactttaaatatctatatttcataataaagtttgatttcatttgattgtatgactgatgctttttatgcagggtgtgttcagcctg
This sequence is a window from Brachyhypopomus gauderio isolate BG-103 chromosome 16, BGAUD_0.2, whole genome shotgun sequence. Protein-coding genes within it:
- the LOC143477932 gene encoding uncharacterized protein LOC143477932, whose translation is MIASILGFIYAVGQVLVPCLPPVPLSREVLTDQYLGKWHYIGVASWYQKDIADFQAVDSAQVELKNVNDNLVMTGALREGADCVNKAWTYKPEPELDYIMDENGHLGVAWDGKWLNCPSCLILGKLHPDAAFIRFMLFARTEKTTELVESFKTKMGCFGIDKFIIAPETKALCKLEGTD